CAAGGGGCAGCGCGTCGAGCCGTAGTCACGTCCCGCAGCAGCACACGAACCACAGGAGGATCCCGCAGTGGCCCACCCCCGCGCCGGACAGCCCGCCGAACCCGCCGACCTGGTGGACGTGCCCCGGCTGGTCACCGCCTACTACGCCGAGCACCCGGACCCGGACGACCCGGCGCAGCAGGTCTCCTTCGGCACCTCCGGCCACCGCGGGTCCTCGTTGCGTACCGCGTTCAACTCCGACCACATCCTCGCGGTGACCCAGGCGCTCTGCGACTACCGGCGGGAGCAGGGCGTCGACGGGCCGCTCTTCCTCGCCCGGGACACCCATGCGCTCTCCGCCCCGGCCGCCGTGGACGCCCTGGAGGTGCTCGCCGCCAACGACGTCACCGTGCTGGTGGACAGCCGCGACGGCTACACCCCGACCCCGGCGCTGTCGCACGCGGTGCTCACCCACAACCGGGGGCGCACCAGCGGCCTCGCCGACGGCATCGTGATCACCCCGTCGCACAACCCGCCCGACGACGGCGGCTTCAAGTACAACCCCACCCACGGCGGCCCCGCCGACTCCGACGTCACGACGTGGATCCAGGACCGGGCCAACGCGATCCTCGCCGCCGGGCTCAAGGAGGTGCGGCGGATCCCGTACGCCCGCGCCCGCGCCGCCGACACCACCGGCACGTACGACTTCCTCGCCCGCTACGTCGACGACCTGCCCGCCGCGATCGACATCGACGCGATCCGGGACGCCGGGGTACGCATCGGCGCCGACCCGCTCGGCGGGGCCAGCGTGGCGTACTGGGGCGAGATCGCCGAGCGGCACCGCCTCGACCTCACCGTGCTCAACCCGACGGTCGACCCGACCTGGCGGTTCATGACCCTCGACGGCGACGGCAAGATCCGGATGGACTGCTCCTCGCCGAACGCGATGGCCTCGCTGATCGCCGCCCGCGCCGACTACCAGGTCTCCACCGGCAACGACGCCGACGCCGACCGGCACGGCATCGTCACCCCCGACGGGGGCCTGATGAACCCCAACCACTACCTGGCGGTCGCGATCGGCCACCTGTTCCGTACCCGGGAGCAGTGGGGCCCGGCCGCGGCGGTCGGCAAGACGCTGGTCTCCTCCTCCATGATCGACCGGATCGCGGCCGACCTGGAACGGCCGCTGCTGGAGGTGCCCGTCGGGTTCAAGTGGTTCGTGCCCGGCCTGCTCGACGGCGCGGTCGGCTTCGGCGGCGAGGAGAGCGCCGGGGCGTCCTTCCTGCGCCGCGACGGGAGCACCTGGACCACCGACAAGGACGGCATCCTGCTCTGCCTGCTCGCCTCGGAGATCATCGCCACCACCGGGCGCACCCCCAGCCAGCACTACGCCGAGCTGACCGAGCGCTTCGGCGCCCCCGCGTACGCCCGGATCGACGCCCCGGCCGACCGGCGGCAGAAGGCCGTGCTCGGCAAGCTCTCCCCGGAACAGGTCGGCGCCACCGAACTGGCCGGGGAGCCGATCACCGCCACCCTCACCGCCGCCCCCGGCAACGGCGCGGCGATCGGCGGACTCAAGGTCACCACCGCCTCCGGCTGGTTCGCCGCCCGCCCCTCCGGCACCGAGGACGTCTACAAGATCTACGCCGAGTCGTTCCAGGGCCCGGAGCACCTCGCCCGGATCCAGGAGGAGGCCAAGGCGCTCGTCGACGGGGTGCTGGCCAAGGCCTGAGCACCCCGGCGCACGGCCGCTCACCGGGGCGGGGGCAGCTCCCTGCGGTGCAGCTGCTCCCGCAGCCCGTCCGGCAGCAGCTCCCGTAGCTGCTCGGGCAGCAGCGGCAGGTCCAGCAGGCTGAGCTTGAGCTGGTTGCGCTCCTGGTAGCGGCGCGGGTCGAGGCGGACCACCAGCCCGGCGTCACGCTGGTAGCGCACGTGCACCGCGCCCTCGGTCGCCGCGTCCCGGATCACCAGGCCGTCCATCTCCACGGTCACCGGCGCGGAGTCCGGACGCAGCTCGAGGTGGATGGTCTCCCCCGGGGAGAGCACCACCGAGCGGGAGATGCCGGCCATCGGCGCCGACGGCGTCACCACCACCGCCTGCGTCGCCGGGGAGACCAGCGGCCCGCCAGCGGCGTAGCTGTACGCCGTCGAGCCGGTCGGCGTGCTCACGATCAACGCGTCACAGCGGTAGTAGCCGTACCGCTGCCCGTCCACCGCGAGGGTGGCGGTGACGAAACCGGCGCCGGGCTGGCGGACCAGCGCCACGTCGTTGAAGGCCACCACGTCGTCGCCGCAGACGTCACAGGCCAGGCAGGCGTGCGACTCGACGGTGAAGTCGTGCGCCACCAGCCGGTCCAGCGCGCGCGGCAGGTCCGGCGGCTCCACCTCGACCAGGAACCCGACCCGCCCCAGGTGCACCCCGAGCACCGGCTTCGGGGTGCGTACCGCCGAGCGCAGGGCGCCCAGCATGGTGCCGTCCCCGCCGATGCTGATCAACGCGTCCGCGTGGGCGGCCAGCTCCGCCGCCGGGACCGCCTGCACCGAGGCGGGCACCCGGTGCCGGTCCTCGACCCGGACGGCGAGGGTCTTGCCGTGCCGGACCGCCCACCGCTCGATGATCCCGACCACCTCGGTGACGTCCCGGGTGGGATGCAGCACCAGACCGAACACGTACCCCGCCACCGGTACAGCTCACCACACCGCGCCACCGCCCGGCGGGCGTACGGCCCAGGTGCGGCGGCGGTGGGCCCCCACCGCCGCCGCACCGGTGCTCACCGTCGGGCGAACAGGTGCCGCAGCGACCGGGCGACCAGGTCGTCCCGGGCCGCTGGGGCCAGCCCCTCCAGGCCGAAGCCGAGGTAGACGGTGTCGTCGGTGACCACCGCCGCCCCCTCCTCGAACGCCTGCTGGCTGCGGCTCCAGTCGTTGGCGCCCGTCGCGGAGCCGGCCGGCGGCCCGCTCACCGTCCAGCCGCCCAGGTCGGCGGACTCGAAGGAGGTCTCCGAGACCACCGTGCCGTCGACGAACACCCGGGCGTCGTCCAGGAAGACACCCAGGCCCTGGGTGCCCCAGTCGGAGACGTACGAGATGGAGACCTCGACCTGCTTGCCGGCGTACGCCGACAGGTCGACCGAGAACTCCTGCCAGCCGCCGGACGCGCCGGTGGCCGCGTTCCAGGCGCCCGTGCTGCCGGTGGGGGAGCAGTCCGCGCCCTGGTAGTGGGTGAGGAACGGGTGCAGCGTCTCCGCCCAGCCCGAGGCGCAGCTCTCCCCGGTCGCCGTGCCGGTGCGGCCGTTGCGGTCCGGCAGCGTCGTCCAGGCGTCGCTGCCCACCTCGTGCGCCTCGACGATCAGGTAGTCCCAGTCCTGCTCGATGTCGTACGAGGTGAAGAAGCGCAGCTCACCGCTGGTGGCCGAGGTCAGGTCGACGGTCCGGGTGAGCCGCTTGTACGACTCGTCGGCCCGCCCGCTGTACAGGTACCAGTCCCCGGTGCGCGGGTCGAACGGGGCGGCGCCCGGCCGGCCCCAGTCCACCGTCGCCGAGCTGGCGAACTGCGGGAACTGCTCCGGCGGCAGGAAGCTCGACGTGGACAGGAACGACGCCGTGTGGTCCTGGTTGCCGGCGGAGCCCTCCGCGTTGAGCTGACCGGAGAACCCGGCGAACGCCCCGTCCGCGCCCCGCACCGGGTACGGCTCGCCCTCCGGGGCGCTACCGCCGTCGCTGACGTAGTTGTACGCCCCCAGGTAGTACTGCTGGAAGTCGTTGAACAGCGCCAGGCAGGTCACGTCGTCGGGGT
This genomic interval from Micromonospora coxensis contains the following:
- the pgm gene encoding phosphoglucomutase (alpha-D-glucose-1,6-bisphosphate-dependent); amino-acid sequence: MAHPRAGQPAEPADLVDVPRLVTAYYAEHPDPDDPAQQVSFGTSGHRGSSLRTAFNSDHILAVTQALCDYRREQGVDGPLFLARDTHALSAPAAVDALEVLAANDVTVLVDSRDGYTPTPALSHAVLTHNRGRTSGLADGIVITPSHNPPDDGGFKYNPTHGGPADSDVTTWIQDRANAILAAGLKEVRRIPYARARAADTTGTYDFLARYVDDLPAAIDIDAIRDAGVRIGADPLGGASVAYWGEIAERHRLDLTVLNPTVDPTWRFMTLDGDGKIRMDCSSPNAMASLIAARADYQVSTGNDADADRHGIVTPDGGLMNPNHYLAVAIGHLFRTREQWGPAAAVGKTLVSSSMIDRIAADLERPLLEVPVGFKWFVPGLLDGAVGFGGEESAGASFLRRDGSTWTTDKDGILLCLLASEIIATTGRTPSQHYAELTERFGAPAYARIDAPADRRQKAVLGKLSPEQVGATELAGEPITATLTAAPGNGAAIGGLKVTTASGWFAARPSGTEDVYKIYAESFQGPEHLARIQEEAKALVDGVLAKA
- a CDS encoding NAD(+)/NADH kinase, which produces MAGYVFGLVLHPTRDVTEVVGIIERWAVRHGKTLAVRVEDRHRVPASVQAVPAAELAAHADALISIGGDGTMLGALRSAVRTPKPVLGVHLGRVGFLVEVEPPDLPRALDRLVAHDFTVESHACLACDVCGDDVVAFNDVALVRQPGAGFVTATLAVDGQRYGYYRCDALIVSTPTGSTAYSYAAGGPLVSPATQAVVVTPSAPMAGISRSVVLSPGETIHLELRPDSAPVTVEMDGLVIRDAATEGAVHVRYQRDAGLVVRLDPRRYQERNQLKLSLLDLPLLPEQLRELLPDGLREQLHRRELPPPR